In Papaver somniferum cultivar HN1 chromosome 9, ASM357369v1, whole genome shotgun sequence, the genomic stretch TTCAAGTTTTTCCTTCTACTGATGAACCGGGAGATACTTTTGTGCGCTACCCAACTCTTTAATCTTGTTTGCGAAAATAATAGAAAATATGTCACTTGCGAGCTCATGTTGGCGCCATGCCTAATGCAGACTCTTTTGTTTGTAATTGTATCAATGAACTCAAGTTACTTTTAATTGATATTGCTAGCAAACAACTCTCTGGTGCATGACATGGCCATTGCATATCTTAATTCTTACATCCAGCAAGGAAATGTTGCAGAAAATTGATGTGTACAGTTCCATGAATACATAATCTAATCGAACAAAAATACAAACTCGAGAGAGAACAAAAAAAGTGGAAGAAACAAAACACTGAACAAACATGAACAATACAAAGCTAATCACATCTTAGCTTACTGACAGATGCTTTAGATGGCTTGTGGATGATGCTGCAGCCTACAATGATTTTTCTTTGCTGTTCTGCCTGCATTCCACTCACTGATGCagctttcttcatcttcaataccCATTTGCAGTAAATACTGTTCTCAACTTTTAATCCTtttatacaacaacaacaataacacctTCACTACATACATTTACCCAAAAAACTACCTACTAGTTTGCATATATTGTGGCCATGACAATCACAGAACAGAGACAACTCTCCTGTTTTATGAGGTCATGTAATTTCATGGGCTATCTTCGGCGTCAGGTTCAGCTTTCCGTTGCATGAGTTCAAGAAGATTACCCGCTTTTCTTTTGGCTCTATCAGTACCATTCTCTGATAATTCTTTTAATGCCTCCTCTGCTCCAAGTTCCTTCAAAGTTTTTAGACGTTGCACGTCACCAGTACAGAGTGACCACAACACAGCTGCAGCATTCTCTCGGTTTCTTGGTGATCCAGTTCTCATTACATCGATTAAAGCAGGGATTGGTTCAGCTAGACCTATTGCAGTTTTCCCCTCATGGTGGCTTGCAAGGATTGCCATTATAGCAAGTGCTTCATCCACCATCCCACCACCAGCATCCTTAAGCAGCCTCATCAAAGGCACCACAATTCCTGCCCTAACAGCCCTTACCTTGTTTCCCTGATAGATTGAAAGGTTAAATATTGCAGTTGCAGCATCTTTTTTCCCTCGAGGGCTTCCCTGGCACAGCAAGTCAATTAGAGCTGGGATGGCTCCTGCTGCGCCTATTGCCACCTTGTATTCATCAACCACAGATAAACTGAAAAGGGTTGCTGCTGCATTCTCTCTCGCTTCCATGCTGCCCGATTTTAGCACTTCGACTATATCAGGTATTGCTCCAGCATTGACTATATTCCCCTTGTTAGTCTCATTTATTGAAAGATTGAGGAGTGCTGTAACCGCGTGTTCTTGAGTCCTATTATCAGGGGATGACAATAGCTCTACAAGCAAGGGGATAACTCCAGCATCCGCAATGCAAACTCTGTTATCAGCATTCCTTTTTGCTAACAATCGGAACTCACCAGCAGCTGCTCTTTGTTCTTCTGGATTACCATGTGACAGTTTCTGTAACAAGGCTTCTATACCCGCCCGATCACGGTCTGGAACAGAATTGCTCGAGTTTTTGTTTTTACAGCTCCCTTGATTCTTCGGAAGTTCGATCCCATTGCTCTCACACCACTGAGCTATTAGACTCTTCAATACATAGTTTGGCGTGAGGGCTGTGTGTGACAAGGTCTGCTGAGTTTTGGGACAAGTCTTGTGCCCAGCGTCTAGCCATTTTTGGATGCATGTACGCTCATAAGTCTGCAAAAGAAAGTTCAAATCATTAGAGAATGAGAAACCAGACCATAACTAAACCAACAGTTTTGAAGGCAGCCGGAGATCAAGACCTGTCCAGTAGAGACAATGACTGGATCCTTCATCAATTCAAGGGATATAGGGCACCGGAAATCATCAGGGATGACCGAGGATCTACTTCTCATAAAGACCTTCTCATTTTCGGAAGTTTCTGCACCCGTATTTTCAGCGAGTACAGAATCTTTAAGCTTTTTAAGCAGTACAGACATCTCTTCGAGCCAATCTCCCGGATCTCCGCCGCTGGAGATAACCATTTCATGCAAAGCAAGAGATTCTTTCTTTAGATCATTTATAGTCTTAA encodes the following:
- the LOC113311002 gene encoding U-box domain-containing protein 14-like, with protein sequence MEDSERVVVVNELFEIVREISGFPECKNTSKKLYSNLLRRVKLLSPLFEELKDSEVLIDEDEIRGLGSLKVGLEAAKNLLRSVNEGSKLFQALQKDNIVKHFHDVTEQIEQALSEISYDKLNISEEVHEQIELVHAQFRRAKERMDSPDVQLYMDLYSAQNEKDPDPSILKRLSEKLQLKTINDLKKESLALHEMVISSGGDPGDWLEEMSVLLKKLKDSVLAENTGAETSENEKVFMRSRSSVIPDDFRCPISLELMKDPVIVSTGQTYERTCIQKWLDAGHKTCPKTQQTLSHTALTPNYVLKSLIAQWCESNGIELPKNQGSCKNKNSSNSVPDRDRAGIEALLQKLSHGNPEEQRAAAGEFRLLAKRNADNRVCIADAGVIPLLVELLSSPDNRTQEHAVTALLNLSINETNKGNIVNAGAIPDIVEVLKSGSMEARENAAATLFSLSVVDEYKVAIGAAGAIPALIDLLCQGSPRGKKDAATAIFNLSIYQGNKVRAVRAGIVVPLMRLLKDAGGGMVDEALAIMAILASHHEGKTAIGLAEPIPALIDVMRTGSPRNRENAAAVLWSLCTGDVQRLKTLKELGAEEALKELSENGTDRAKRKAGNLLELMQRKAEPDAEDSP